A window of Bradyrhizobium sp. AZCC 1610 contains these coding sequences:
- a CDS encoding YbaN family protein — protein sequence MRRVYLALGFIFIALGFVGAFLPVLPTTPFLILATTCFARSSPRLENWLLSHPRFGPALRAWRERGAIPLRAKLLALAGISAGFLLFWIGSAPGPILMACVGTLMLVGLVYVITRPSA from the coding sequence ATGCGTCGTGTTTACCTTGCTCTCGGTTTTATCTTCATCGCCCTCGGCTTTGTCGGCGCATTCTTGCCGGTGCTCCCGACGACGCCATTCCTTATTCTCGCCACGACCTGCTTCGCACGATCGTCTCCGCGGCTCGAAAACTGGCTTCTCTCCCATCCTCGCTTCGGGCCGGCGCTGCGTGCGTGGCGGGAGCGCGGCGCGATCCCTCTGAGAGCGAAACTGCTGGCCCTTGCTGGCATAAGCGCCGGATTCCTGCTGTTCTGGATCGGAAGCGCGCCTGGCCCGATCCTGATGGCATGCGTCGGCACACTCATGCTTGTGGGTCTGGTCTACGTCATCACCAGACCGTCGGCTTGA
- a CDS encoding HGGxSTG domain-containing protein: MSDHIRITGPMLASPRCGAKTRSGGACRSPAVHGKKRCRMHGGAQGSGAPRPNQNARKHGLFTRDAIAERRQIHALLGEARKLLEEMK, encoded by the coding sequence ATGAGCGATCACATCCGAATTACCGGCCCGATGCTGGCGAGCCCACGTTGCGGCGCCAAAACCCGTTCCGGCGGCGCGTGTCGCTCGCCGGCGGTGCACGGCAAAAAGCGCTGCCGCATGCACGGCGGTGCACAGGGATCCGGCGCACCAAGGCCAAACCAGAACGCGCGCAAGCACGGCCTGTTCACCAGGGATGCGATCGCCGAGCGAAGGCAGATTCACGCGTTGCTGGGTGAAGCGCGGAAGCTGCTGGAGGAGATGAAGTGA
- a CDS encoding OsmC family protein: MLDFGIHRAIGGDHDLQNPGDMLCAALAACLDSTLRMIAVRMGIALKTLAVEVRAFADVRGCLVVDRQVPVGFQRIDVDVLIEAEGNTDPAQISRLTSVAERCCVVLQTLRGDIAVDTRFRGPGSHCIR, translated from the coding sequence TTGCTGGATTTCGGCATCCACCGGGCCATTGGCGGCGATCACGATCTGCAGAATCCGGGCGACATGCTGTGTGCAGCGCTGGCCGCCTGCCTGGACTCTACGCTTCGGATGATCGCGGTGCGCATGGGAATCGCGCTTAAGACCCTCGCGGTCGAGGTGAGGGCCTTCGCCGACGTGCGCGGCTGTCTGGTGGTGGACCGCCAGGTCCCGGTCGGTTTCCAGCGGATCGATGTCGACGTGCTCATCGAGGCCGAAGGGAACACCGATCCCGCGCAGATCAGTAGGCTAACATCAGTCGCCGAGCGCTGCTGCGTCGTTCTTCAGACCTTGCGCGGCGACATCGCGGTGGACACGAGATTCCGCGGACCGGGCAGCCATTGCATCCGCTGA
- a CDS encoding CobW family GTP-binding protein, with amino-acid sequence MPVPILLVTGFLGAGKTTVVNHLLAHAEGRRIAAVVNDFGAINIDAELIAGASDGVVSLSNGCICCSLEGDLLRTLAALLRRDPRPEFIVIETSGVADPSDIVRNLMDPMIWREAPLETVLCVVDATTDAETLNDALLRAQLRAADVVALSKVDLVDAAGRAQLRDAVRTLRPAAVMVDALHGEVPAALLFPADVDRVPVPRAPGPRRPTADRFETLSWTSERPVSLPRLQQAIGRLAPKLARAKGLFETVEQPGRLMVFQLAGGRATLAPGGALAAGVPRARIVFIAEIGVLSIAEINGIMEACIETG; translated from the coding sequence GTGCCGGTCCCGATCCTGCTGGTGACCGGCTTCCTCGGGGCGGGCAAGACCACGGTCGTGAACCACCTGCTGGCGCATGCGGAAGGGCGGCGGATCGCCGCCGTGGTCAACGATTTCGGCGCGATCAACATCGATGCGGAGCTGATCGCGGGCGCCAGCGATGGGGTGGTCAGCCTGAGCAACGGCTGCATCTGTTGCTCGCTGGAAGGCGATTTGCTGCGCACGCTCGCCGCCCTGCTGCGGCGTGATCCGCGGCCGGAGTTCATCGTGATCGAAACCAGCGGCGTCGCCGATCCCTCGGATATCGTGCGCAACCTGATGGATCCGATGATCTGGCGGGAGGCGCCGCTGGAAACGGTGCTGTGCGTGGTGGACGCGACGACAGATGCGGAGACGTTGAACGACGCGCTGCTGCGGGCTCAATTGCGGGCGGCCGACGTGGTGGCGCTGAGCAAGGTGGATCTGGTGGACGCGGCGGGTCGCGCACAGCTGCGCGATGCCGTCCGGACGCTGCGCCCGGCGGCGGTGATGGTCGATGCTCTGCATGGCGAAGTCCCCGCAGCGCTGCTGTTCCCCGCGGACGTGGACCGCGTGCCGGTGCCGCGCGCGCCGGGGCCACGACGGCCGACGGCTGACCGGTTCGAGACGCTGAGCTGGACATCGGAACGGCCGGTGTCGCTCCCCCGGTTGCAGCAAGCGATCGGTCGGCTGGCGCCGAAGCTCGCCCGGGCGAAGGGGTTGTTCGAGACGGTGGAGCAGCCCGGGCGGTTGATGGTGTTTCAACTCGCCGGCGGGCGCGCGACGTTGGCACCGGGCGGCGCGCTGGCGGCCGGGGTGCCGCGGGCACGGATCGTATTCATTGCCGAGATCGGGGTTCTATCGATCGCCGAGATCAATGGGATCATGGAAGCGTGCATCGAAACCGGGTGA
- a CDS encoding alpha/beta fold hydrolase: MKQTIRFCTSRDGVRIAFATAGHGPPIVRVNNWFTHLEIDWESPVWRHWMEVFVQRHTLIRHDPRGSGLSDRNVTDFSLDAWVADLEAVVDAAGLRRFPLFGLCQGGSVAIAYAARHPDRVSRLVLYSAYPHGAYVDGAAEKTARQAQTLAQMIEIGWGRDAGAFREVFANLLMPDGGKEQLKWIGELQRRSASPETACRLWNAFHAFDIRTEAGKVSVPTLVFHVRGDAMVPFESGRQVASMIPNARFVPLESKNHILLPHEKAWSVFRNELDDFLRADEPVKTAATGELSDLTAREREILDRVARGLSNGEIAKLLRISEKTVRNHLTTIFAKLGLASRAQAIVTAREAGLGRN, translated from the coding sequence ATGAAGCAGACGATACGGTTCTGCACGTCCCGCGACGGAGTGCGCATTGCCTTCGCCACGGCCGGCCATGGACCACCCATTGTTCGCGTGAACAACTGGTTCACGCACCTCGAGATCGATTGGGAGAGTCCGGTCTGGCGACACTGGATGGAGGTATTCGTGCAGCGGCACACGCTTATCCGCCACGATCCCAGAGGCTCGGGCCTTTCCGACAGGAACGTGACGGATTTCTCGCTGGATGCCTGGGTGGCCGACCTCGAAGCGGTGGTCGATGCTGCCGGCCTGCGCCGGTTCCCGCTTTTTGGATTGTGCCAGGGCGGCTCAGTCGCGATTGCCTATGCGGCGCGCCACCCGGACCGGGTCAGCAGACTCGTCCTCTACAGCGCCTATCCTCACGGTGCTTATGTCGACGGTGCAGCAGAGAAAACTGCGAGGCAGGCCCAAACACTCGCGCAGATGATCGAGATCGGTTGGGGCCGGGACGCCGGGGCCTTCCGCGAGGTCTTTGCCAATCTCCTGATGCCGGACGGTGGCAAGGAGCAGCTCAAATGGATTGGCGAGTTGCAGCGGCGCAGTGCCTCGCCTGAGACCGCTTGCCGGCTCTGGAATGCCTTCCACGCCTTCGACATACGCACTGAGGCGGGCAAGGTAAGCGTGCCGACACTTGTCTTTCACGTTCGCGGCGATGCGATGGTGCCGTTCGAGTCGGGTCGACAAGTGGCGTCGATGATACCGAATGCTCGGTTCGTGCCGCTTGAGAGCAAGAACCACATTTTGCTTCCGCATGAGAAAGCCTGGTCTGTGTTCCGCAACGAGCTCGACGACTTCCTCAGGGCTGACGAGCCTGTCAAGACGGCGGCGACCGGCGAGTTGTCCGATCTGACGGCGCGTGAAAGGGAGATACTGGACAGAGTCGCGCGCGGGCTCAGCAACGGTGAGATTGCGAAGCTGCTGCGCATTTCCGAGAAGACCGTCCGAAATCACTTGACGACGATCTTTGCCAAGCTCGGCCTTGCAAGCCGCGCGCAGGCGATCGTCACCGCGCGCGAGGCCGGCCTCGGCCGCAACTGA
- a CDS encoding amidohydrolase family protein, giving the protein MSGLVISGGRVVDPASGMDAMGDVAVLDGQIAAVGTGLGSAERVIDATGLVVAPGFIDLHAHGQSVPADRMQAFDGVTTTLDLEAGVLPVASWYRRQAARGRVLNYGAAANWAFARIGAMTGSNAESSLEAFGNAMRDRRWIDNVASDTEVAGILDRLANGLNEGGIGIGILNAYAPGAGVQELTAVCQLAAAHDVATFTHVAYMSRIDPESAAEAYIRLIGYAGATGAHMHICHFNSSSKTDVERCAVLIAKAQAQGLPITVEAYPYGTGSTVLAAAFFSDPEFEARNGLGYDSVQRVTDGRRFRDRKELLAAQAEEPSTLVLWHILDTENNPHHRDLLDISVLYPGGAIASDAMPWTLSDGSVYTGDAWPLPADATSHPRSAGCFTRFIREWVRERKALSLLEGVRKCALIPAEILAASTPAMRAKGRLQPGADADIVAFDFGTLTDRATFSAMNRPSEGVRHLVVSGQPLIADGVLDVAARPGRAVRRPVAES; this is encoded by the coding sequence ATGAGCGGCTTGGTGATCAGCGGCGGCCGGGTGGTGGATCCGGCCAGCGGGATGGACGCGATGGGCGATGTGGCGGTGCTGGATGGCCAGATCGCCGCTGTCGGCACGGGGCTCGGCAGCGCCGAACGGGTGATCGACGCAACCGGGCTGGTGGTGGCTCCCGGCTTCATCGACCTGCACGCCCACGGCCAGTCGGTCCCGGCCGACCGCATGCAGGCGTTCGACGGGGTGACGACAACGCTCGACCTCGAGGCGGGCGTATTGCCGGTCGCGTCCTGGTATCGGCGCCAGGCTGCTCGTGGACGCGTGCTGAACTACGGCGCCGCCGCCAATTGGGCCTTCGCGCGCATCGGCGCGATGACCGGCTCCAACGCGGAAAGCTCGCTGGAGGCGTTCGGTAATGCCATGCGCGATCGCCGCTGGATCGACAACGTGGCTAGCGACACGGAGGTGGCCGGCATCCTCGACCGCCTTGCCAATGGACTGAACGAGGGCGGCATCGGTATCGGCATTCTCAACGCCTATGCCCCGGGCGCCGGGGTGCAGGAGCTGACCGCGGTGTGCCAACTGGCGGCGGCGCATGATGTGGCGACCTTCACCCACGTCGCCTACATGTCCCGTATCGACCCGGAAAGCGCCGCCGAGGCCTATATCCGCCTGATCGGCTATGCCGGCGCCACCGGCGCGCACATGCACATCTGCCACTTCAACTCTTCCAGCAAGACCGACGTGGAGCGTTGCGCCGTGTTGATCGCCAAGGCGCAGGCGCAGGGCCTGCCGATCACGGTGGAGGCCTATCCGTACGGCACCGGTTCGACTGTGCTGGCGGCGGCCTTCTTCAGCGATCCGGAGTTCGAGGCGCGCAATGGCCTCGGCTACGATTCGGTGCAGCGTGTGACCGACGGGCGGCGCTTCCGCGATCGGAAGGAACTGCTGGCAGCACAGGCGGAGGAGCCTTCCACGCTGGTGCTGTGGCATATCCTGGATACGGAGAACAATCCGCACCATCGTGACCTCCTGGATATCTCGGTGCTGTATCCCGGCGGCGCGATCGCATCCGACGCGATGCCCTGGACGCTGTCGGACGGCAGCGTCTACACCGGCGACGCCTGGCCGCTGCCGGCGGACGCCACTTCGCATCCGCGTTCGGCGGGTTGCTTCACCCGTTTCATCCGCGAGTGGGTGCGTGAGCGCAAGGCGCTGTCGCTCCTGGAAGGCGTTCGCAAATGCGCCCTGATCCCGGCGGAGATTTTGGCTGCGAGCACGCCCGCCATGCGGGCCAAGGGCAGGCTGCAGCCGGGCGCGGATGCCGACATAGTCGCCTTCGATTTCGGCACGCTGACCGACCGGGCGACTTTCTCGGCGATGAACCGCCCGTCGGAGGGTGTGCGGCACTTGGTGGTCAGCGGCCAGCCGCTGATCGCCGATGGCGTGCTGGATGTGGCGGCGAGGCCCGGCCGGGCGGTGCGCCGGCCCGTTGCCGAGAGCTGA
- a CDS encoding tautomerase family protein has translation MPLVDIHVIRDVFTPAQKQQMIEKVTEAMVAVEGENMRGVTWVKINEVASGDWAIGGERLTSEKVKAIAAGRAA, from the coding sequence ATGCCACTCGTCGATATTCACGTCATTCGAGACGTTTTCACACCGGCCCAGAAGCAACAGATGATCGAGAAAGTGACCGAAGCGATGGTCGCCGTGGAGGGCGAGAACATGCGCGGCGTCACCTGGGTGAAGATCAACGAGGTCGCAAGCGGCGACTGGGCGATCGGCGGAGAAAGGCTGACGTCCGAAAAGGTGAAGGCAATCGCTGCCGGACGGGCAGCATAG